One region of Rhizophagus irregularis chromosome 18, complete sequence genomic DNA includes:
- a CDS encoding Histone H2A.2: MSTRTRSSKKDTGGKRDTGGKKDTGNKKIPTSRRVLVEEKKSITSRSARAGVQFPVGRIHRFLRKGNYASHIGAGAPVFLAAAIEYLVAEIIELAGNAATDNTKKRISPRHIQLAIRNDDELNKLLEDVTIAQGGVLPNIHKVLLPPQKTKKSEKDNQPEVGVVERRK; encoded by the exons atgtctactCGTACTAGAAGTAGTAAAAAAGATACTGGTGGTAAAAGAGATACTGGTGGTAAAAAAGATACTGGTAATAAGAAAATTCCTACTAGCAGAAGGGTATTAGTAGAAGAAAAGAAATCAATTACTTCAAGATCTGCAaga gctGGCGTTCAATTTCCAGTTGGACGAATTCATCGTTTTCTTCGAAAAGGAAATTATGCATCTCATATTGGTGCTGGAGCGCCCGTTTTTCTTGCAGCAGCTATTGAATATTTGGTGGCAGAGATAATAGAACTTGCTGGTAATGCTGCTACggataatacaaaaaaaagaatcagtCCTCGTCATATTCAGTTGGCTATTcgtaatgatgatgaattgaataaattactTGAAGATGTTACAATTGCTCAAGGAGGTGTCTTACCCAATATTCACAAAGTTTTGTTACCAccacaaaaaacaaaaaaga GTGAAAAGGACAATCAGCCAGAAGTGGGAGTAGTCGagagaagaaaataa